From one Desulfovibrio sp. JC022 genomic stretch:
- a CDS encoding nitroreductase family protein has protein sequence MNHPVIKDLNFRYACKKYDAAKRIPNDKMAIIKEALRMSPSSVNSQPWKFIIIESDEAKSRFHDTFANKFEFNQHHAKAASHIILFAYNPYFTEKQYKKVVDAEVKSGHLPADKYDEMMEKGMFFAGLNTDETGFNGCWTKAQTYLALGNTMHTVARLGIDSTPMEGVDSELIGKIFKQELGGYVCETALALGYHLEGGDYNHGQPKARLALEDVITVL, from the coding sequence ATGAATCACCCTGTCATCAAAGACCTTAACTTCCGCTATGCCTGCAAAAAATACGATGCAGCCAAACGCATTCCAAACGACAAAATGGCAATAATCAAAGAAGCTCTGCGCATGTCACCTTCGTCGGTCAATTCACAACCGTGGAAGTTTATTATCATTGAAAGCGATGAAGCTAAGAGCCGTTTTCACGATACATTCGCCAATAAATTTGAGTTCAACCAGCACCACGCTAAGGCGGCATCACATATTATTTTATTTGCTTACAATCCCTACTTCACAGAAAAACAATACAAAAAAGTTGTAGATGCCGAGGTCAAATCAGGCCATCTGCCTGCGGATAAGTATGACGAGATGATGGAAAAAGGCATGTTCTTTGCCGGACTGAATACCGATGAAACCGGATTCAACGGCTGCTGGACCAAAGCCCAGACATACCTAGCACTGGGCAATACCATGCATACGGTTGCAAGGCTGGGAATCGATTCCACTCCCATGGAAGGCGTTGATTCTGAACTTATCGGTAAAATATTCAAACAAGAACTTGGCGGATACGTATGCGAAACAGCACTGGCACTGGGATATCATCTGGAAGGCGGGGATTACAACCACGGTCAGCCTAAAGCAAGGCTGGCACTGGAAGATGTAATCACTGTGCTGTAA
- a CDS encoding M50 family metallopeptidase — translation MLDQIDPDAPLPLLRSDLEILIGPLSIDGAPTYTVHDPVKRRFAKVHWAEAMVLERLRTSSTLSSLQKKLERETTVRVSLPELNMLVIQAVNSGLTDSTAVLPVETLMQQVKARRTSLIKLLVKNYLYIRLPLFKPDLFLDKTLVMARIFVSTPALCIYMLSGLIGLIILSQKWELYLTTFSYFFNPLGLFWYVLSIVLLKTIHEFSHAYTAKSAGVRVPVMGIAFIVMWPVAFCDTTDAWKINDRKKRFRIGAAGVATEFVIAGLALFGWGISPPGVFNSICFVVSSVSFISTLAINLNPAMSFDGYYMLMDLWGIDNLRSRAFNCTRWLYRKHLFGVEQPNPEKRISARRMTGFVIYAAYSWIYRLLLYLGIAIFVYYKFTKTLGLTLFIIEIWWFVLGPILKEVKALFGMLSRIRITPAMIVASVLLAGTGLWVGLPLERSITLPAIVVSKNMQIVYVPFPGVVDHIHVKKGDILKANAQIISFSSVELETEFATLEAELEILELQKGDLQLNEEKKVMLPQKLEEIGKIMARLDGVRDRMNELKIVARSGGEVLWWDETLYPGRPVNEKRILGRVAAPEKKIVRAYVNENSLSEIPVNTIGTFQPISMTPEINVMVKRISPERSRDIEHSALTSMAEGMIPVAPDTSGRMKTVDAWYSIELSPNDSSKDLMLGESGIVRLKTKNKSLLIHWARMVYRTLLRESGF, via the coding sequence ATGCTTGATCAAATTGATCCCGATGCTCCTCTGCCTCTTCTGCGATCCGATCTCGAAATCCTAATCGGTCCACTTTCTATTGACGGAGCACCAACCTACACTGTGCATGATCCGGTAAAACGCCGTTTTGCCAAAGTTCACTGGGCCGAAGCTATGGTGCTTGAGAGGCTACGGACTTCTTCCACCCTCAGTTCTCTGCAAAAAAAACTTGAGCGGGAAACAACAGTACGGGTATCTTTACCGGAATTGAATATGCTTGTAATTCAAGCTGTAAATTCAGGACTGACCGATTCGACTGCTGTTCTCCCGGTTGAAACGCTAATGCAGCAGGTTAAAGCCCGCAGGACCAGCCTCATCAAGTTGCTGGTCAAAAACTATCTATACATCAGGCTTCCTCTTTTCAAACCGGATCTGTTTCTGGATAAAACCCTCGTCATGGCGCGGATTTTTGTTTCTACTCCTGCTTTGTGCATATATATGCTGTCTGGATTGATCGGGTTGATTATTCTCTCTCAGAAATGGGAATTGTACCTCACCACCTTTTCATATTTTTTCAACCCGCTAGGACTGTTCTGGTATGTGCTTTCAATTGTACTGCTAAAAACGATCCATGAATTTTCTCATGCATATACAGCTAAAAGCGCAGGCGTCCGGGTGCCGGTCATGGGGATTGCCTTCATTGTGATGTGGCCTGTTGCATTTTGCGACACGACTGATGCGTGGAAAATAAATGATCGGAAAAAACGGTTCAGAATCGGTGCCGCCGGGGTTGCAACCGAGTTCGTTATCGCCGGACTGGCCCTTTTCGGCTGGGGAATATCGCCGCCGGGAGTGTTTAACAGCATCTGTTTTGTGGTCTCATCGGTCTCTTTTATTTCAACGCTGGCAATAAACCTGAACCCGGCCATGAGTTTTGACGGCTATTATATGCTTATGGATTTATGGGGTATCGACAATTTGCGCAGCAGGGCCTTTAACTGCACCCGCTGGCTGTACAGAAAACACCTCTTTGGCGTCGAACAGCCCAACCCGGAGAAAAGGATCAGCGCCCGCCGCATGACTGGATTTGTGATCTATGCAGCTTATTCATGGATTTACCGGTTGCTGCTTTATCTGGGGATCGCTATATTTGTATACTACAAGTTTACCAAGACACTTGGCCTGACTCTTTTCATTATTGAAATATGGTGGTTTGTGCTTGGTCCTATTTTAAAGGAGGTCAAGGCTTTGTTTGGAATGTTATCCCGTATCCGAATTACACCTGCCATGATTGTGGCTTCCGTTCTGCTTGCCGGAACCGGGCTTTGGGTCGGCCTGCCTCTTGAACGCAGCATAACTCTTCCGGCTATTGTCGTTTCCAAAAATATGCAGATAGTCTATGTTCCTTTTCCCGGAGTTGTGGATCACATTCATGTCAAAAAAGGTGATATTCTGAAAGCAAACGCCCAGATTATAAGCTTTTCTTCAGTTGAACTTGAAACAGAGTTTGCGACCCTTGAAGCGGAATTGGAAATTCTGGAATTACAGAAAGGTGATTTGCAGCTGAATGAAGAAAAAAAAGTCATGTTACCCCAAAAATTAGAAGAAATCGGAAAGATCATGGCTAGACTTGACGGGGTTCGTGATAGGATGAACGAGCTGAAAATTGTTGCTCGGAGCGGCGGAGAAGTTCTCTGGTGGGATGAAACCCTTTACCCGGGAAGACCTGTAAATGAAAAAAGAATTCTAGGGCGTGTAGCCGCCCCAGAAAAAAAAATTGTGCGGGCTTATGTTAATGAAAACAGTCTCTCCGAAATTCCTGTAAATACAATAGGAACATTTCAGCCAATTTCGATGACACCCGAGATTAATGTCATGGTGAAAAGGATCAGTCCGGAACGATCCAGAGACATTGAACACTCAGCTTTGACCTCAATGGCAGAAGGGATGATTCCGGTCGCCCCGGATACATCCGGGCGAATGAAAACCGTCGATGCATGGTATTCAATTGAACTTTCCCCGAATGATAGCTCAAAAGACCTGATGCTAGGGGAGAGCGGCATCGTTCGCCTGAAGACGAAAAATAAATCTCTGCTGATACATTGGGCCCGCATGGTCTATCGTACATTGTTGCGGGAAAGTGGTTTTTGA
- a CDS encoding relaxase — MKWKAENGDETALQILRSKKEPTQNQPSLEFVGPASKVSSLKIKQSQFKSDSSLAWKDKRKLLSISKMLQLQAEEAKCVTDPNQRNLNQMTWRVDSSGNVLDTLKNGAIVKDNGNKIFFSVNEPGATQVAQNFARLMLGRNVKVSGNEISNSRGRICNDRISHV, encoded by the coding sequence TTGAAATGGAAGGCTGAAAATGGCGATGAAACAGCTTTGCAGATTTTGCGTTCAAAGAAGGAGCCGACTCAAAATCAGCCTTCCCTAGAATTTGTTGGCCCAGCCTCAAAAGTTTCAAGCCTGAAGATCAAGCAAAGCCAATTCAAATCAGATTCAAGCTTAGCATGGAAAGATAAACGGAAGCTTTTGTCCATTTCCAAGATGCTTCAGTTGCAGGCAGAAGAGGCCAAGTGCGTGACCGATCCTAATCAACGCAATTTGAATCAAATGACTTGGCGTGTGGATTCTTCTGGAAATGTACTCGACACGCTGAAGAATGGAGCCATAGTTAAGGATAACGGCAATAAAATTTTCTTCAGCGTGAATGAGCCGGGAGCCACACAGGTTGCGCAGAATTTTGCGCGGTTGATGCTTGGGCGGAATGTAAAGGTTTCTGGGAATGAGATTTCGAACAGTAGGGGCAGAATTTGTAATGATAGAATTAGCCATGTGTAA
- a CDS encoding AMIN domain-containing protein, which translates to MTKKQKAIVQCPFCDSNRLYFRRGLVSDVLISLLVPVRSYTCGSCSRSFRRYGNYFTSKQALIHIFGTLAILAFINPQLLLPESWLLKEEPQMAAPAEQKEIEIIEAEPENELPLLSMAIANATNSSVIVENGTVAIAAVNGTANARLSNATQVNATSKTILAFNGTEVENATSSAKAVAEVLKPKEEKHGLQEGKLKSIYFKEVDSKTRISLDLGGSPLSYTSFFLKDPNRLVVDIQGKWDYFGPTVLKPENPIFSRFRIGIYDDKIRMVMDLKGQTPAPVITKTASGLDIDVK; encoded by the coding sequence ATGACTAAAAAGCAGAAAGCAATAGTTCAATGCCCGTTTTGCGACAGCAACCGCTTATATTTCAGGCGGGGGCTGGTTTCTGACGTGCTTATTTCCCTGCTCGTCCCGGTCAGGTCTTATACCTGTGGCTCATGCAGCCGCAGCTTCCGCCGTTACGGCAATTACTTTACCAGCAAGCAGGCTTTGATCCATATTTTCGGTACGCTGGCAATTCTCGCCTTTATCAATCCGCAACTGCTGCTCCCGGAAAGCTGGCTGCTCAAAGAAGAGCCACAAATGGCCGCCCCTGCTGAACAGAAAGAAATTGAAATCATTGAAGCAGAGCCGGAGAACGAACTTCCCCTGCTGTCCATGGCTATTGCCAATGCCACCAATAGTTCGGTTATTGTTGAAAACGGGACTGTTGCCATTGCAGCCGTAAACGGCACCGCGAATGCGAGATTAAGCAACGCAACGCAGGTCAACGCCACTTCGAAAACAATTCTGGCCTTCAACGGCACAGAAGTAGAAAACGCGACTTCTTCAGCTAAAGCTGTAGCAGAAGTCTTAAAACCCAAAGAAGAAAAACACGGCTTACAGGAAGGCAAACTAAAGTCCATCTATTTCAAGGAAGTGGACAGTAAAACCAGAATCAGTCTGGATCTCGGTGGTTCGCCCCTGTCCTACACATCATTTTTCCTGAAAGATCCCAACCGCCTAGTGGTAGATATTCAAGGTAAATGGGATTACTTCGGACCTACCGTCCTCAAGCCGGAGAATCCCATCTTCTCAAGATTCAGGATCGGCATCTACGACGATAAAATCCGCATGGTTATGGACCTCAAAGGCCAGACCCCGGCCCCGGTCATCACCAAGACCGCAAGCGGACTTGATATTGATGTGAAGTAA
- a CDS encoding cytochrome c biogenesis protein CcdA, which produces MSFISTLALICPQTAVSAQNQNPNLDTKWKLYSLTKDDQKLAGLKTNILAGLMLEPKNGWYTYSHNPGKLGQPTTLKVTLTPDNTILPAIYLPGKLKDDPFNKGKKVATYSEPTPILVPVPPALKSFTLKAKLSLLMCSKTACQPFKTDLSFFGMAVSPDKLPQASLQPWWPEFAKMRKGAKTIKISLKDIASKVEGKNAAKTTKIQPQKTAPPVQNMAKDKTEATFSFDSLKPRSFTPGLEVTDLTTAILFGLLAGFLLNFMPCVLPVISLKLSTLLAGAGHKSAEEQKRSFREHNIFFALGILLYFGILSGILGITGMAWGQIFQKPPVVIGLTGVVFALSLSLFGLFNLPIVDLKLGSENSGPRRQALFTGVLATLLATPCSGPFLGGVLGWAMVQQHYVISSVFLSVGAGMALPYILMAFFPALATRFPKPGAWTIWIERAAGFFLAGTCIYLFSILPEDMYIPTMIFMWFTAVGAWMWGLSSGTDKKSSMYLLRIAALAICITTGFWAATPQERTAHWISFEQKDFTERIGQEAMLVEFTADWCPSCKVLEQTVLTPSNLNRWQEKHNLTFIKVDLTAPDKVADEFLRALGSRSIPLAAIFKPGEDSSSPTVIRDLYTTGQMDEALSQTLK; this is translated from the coding sequence TTGAGTTTCATTTCGACCCTTGCGCTTATCTGTCCGCAAACGGCTGTTAGTGCCCAGAATCAGAATCCCAATCTTGATACCAAATGGAAGCTGTACAGTCTTACCAAGGATGATCAAAAACTGGCCGGGCTAAAAACCAATATTCTGGCCGGATTGATGCTTGAACCCAAAAACGGCTGGTACACATACTCCCACAATCCGGGCAAACTGGGCCAGCCAACCACTCTTAAGGTCACCCTTACCCCGGATAACACAATTCTTCCCGCCATCTATCTTCCGGGTAAACTCAAGGATGATCCCTTTAACAAAGGGAAAAAAGTTGCCACTTACTCAGAGCCGACCCCGATTCTGGTTCCGGTGCCGCCAGCACTAAAATCATTTACCCTCAAAGCCAAGCTCTCTTTGCTCATGTGTTCCAAGACAGCCTGCCAACCTTTTAAGACTGACCTCAGCTTCTTCGGCATGGCTGTTTCCCCGGACAAACTGCCGCAGGCCAGCCTGCAACCGTGGTGGCCGGAATTTGCGAAAATGCGCAAAGGTGCCAAGACCATCAAAATTTCTCTGAAAGATATTGCTTCCAAAGTTGAAGGAAAAAATGCGGCAAAGACCACCAAAATCCAGCCGCAAAAGACCGCCCCGCCCGTTCAAAACATGGCGAAAGACAAGACGGAAGCCACATTCTCTTTTGATTCACTCAAGCCCCGCTCTTTTACTCCGGGCCTTGAAGTTACCGACCTGACGACCGCGATTTTGTTTGGATTGCTGGCAGGATTCCTGCTCAACTTCATGCCCTGCGTACTTCCGGTGATCAGCCTGAAGCTCTCCACCCTGCTCGCCGGGGCCGGACATAAAAGCGCGGAAGAACAAAAACGCAGTTTCCGGGAACACAATATTTTCTTTGCGCTGGGCATTCTTCTCTATTTCGGGATTCTCAGCGGAATTCTCGGTATAACCGGAATGGCTTGGGGACAAATTTTCCAGAAACCCCCGGTAGTTATCGGGCTGACCGGGGTTGTCTTTGCGCTTAGCCTTAGTTTGTTCGGGCTGTTTAACCTGCCCATCGTGGATCTAAAGCTCGGTTCAGAAAACAGCGGACCACGCAGGCAGGCCCTTTTTACCGGGGTTCTCGCTACCCTGCTGGCAACACCGTGCAGCGGACCGTTCCTCGGTGGCGTGCTCGGCTGGGCCATGGTGCAGCAACATTATGTGATCAGCTCAGTATTCTTAAGCGTAGGTGCAGGCATGGCCTTGCCTTATATATTGATGGCCTTCTTCCCGGCACTGGCGACACGTTTTCCCAAACCCGGAGCATGGACTATCTGGATCGAACGGGCCGCAGGATTTTTCCTTGCCGGAACCTGCATCTACCTGTTCAGCATCCTGCCTGAAGATATGTACATCCCGACTATGATCTTTATGTGGTTCACCGCTGTGGGCGCGTGGATGTGGGGGCTTTCTTCCGGCACTGATAAAAAATCATCCATGTACCTGCTGCGAATCGCTGCGTTGGCAATATGCATAACTACCGGATTCTGGGCCGCGACTCCGCAGGAACGTACCGCCCACTGGATCAGCTTTGAGCAGAAAGATTTTACCGAACGAATCGGACAGGAAGCCATGCTGGTGGAATTCACCGCTGACTGGTGCCCCTCCTGCAAAGTGCTGGAACAGACCGTGCTGACCCCGTCCAATCTGAACCGCTGGCAGGAAAAGCACAACCTGACCTTCATCAAGGTCGACCTCACCGCCCCGGACAAGGTGGCAGATGAATTTCTGCGCGCACTGGGCAGCCGCTCCATCCCGCTGGCAGCTATCTTCAAACCCGGAGAGGATTCGTCGTCGCCCACAGTAATTCGCGACCTGTACACCACCGGGCAGATGGATGAAGCTTTATCGCAAACACTGAAGTAA
- a CDS encoding efflux RND transporter periplasmic adaptor subunit: MQHDTSSATALKVVSLLHQLVLEAVLAKSEQELVFRMLNRSIGLCHYDRALFFRFDSLSPSLSGISGQSEVNKNSEKAAQWISMIKELESRNKISIISKDSFTKNALESWEDYIKISGGISVLWMPIRAWGKTVGGIWLECWNGKTWSEQEMKLLSPLTMGYGGAWERLHPQRPFFEKFKALGKKKRSMTFCLFFIVLLMFLRLPLRVVAPCEVVAKEPLVVTAPLNGVVNELKVRPGDQVEVGQLLFVYDRRMVEKELNVAREQVQIIESSLDRARMQAFADPRARSEIKIFEHRLKQENSRLDLARYNVSRLEVRSEKEGIAEISDPERWRGRPVSIGERVLSVVDPDNTQIRIHIPEDDNMPFDFKRPAKIMLNVFPEKTIPALLDYVGNEIFSNADTPAGVQAEAEWVQKESGVKIGLKGTAILYGDKVSLGYWLFRKPWAAFNRFLGL; this comes from the coding sequence ATGCAACACGACACTTCTTCTGCCACCGCGCTCAAGGTTGTCAGTCTGCTGCACCAGTTGGTGCTGGAGGCTGTTCTAGCTAAATCCGAACAGGAACTTGTTTTCAGAATGCTCAACCGCAGCATTGGACTTTGCCATTATGATCGGGCGCTTTTTTTTCGTTTTGATTCCTTATCTCCTTCACTAAGTGGAATTTCTGGACAAAGTGAAGTAAACAAGAATTCAGAAAAAGCTGCACAATGGATTTCCATGATCAAGGAGCTGGAATCCAGAAATAAAATCAGCATTATCAGCAAAGATAGTTTTACAAAAAATGCTCTGGAAAGCTGGGAAGATTACATTAAAATAAGCGGCGGAATTTCTGTGCTCTGGATGCCCATACGGGCGTGGGGCAAGACTGTAGGCGGTATCTGGCTTGAGTGCTGGAACGGGAAGACCTGGTCCGAACAGGAAATGAAATTACTTTCCCCTCTTACCATGGGCTACGGCGGCGCCTGGGAAAGATTGCATCCTCAAAGACCTTTTTTCGAAAAATTCAAAGCCCTTGGCAAAAAAAAACGCTCCATGACATTTTGCCTTTTTTTTATAGTCTTGCTCATGTTCTTGCGTCTGCCTTTACGGGTGGTGGCTCCCTGCGAAGTTGTAGCCAAAGAACCACTTGTTGTTACAGCCCCTTTAAACGGGGTTGTGAATGAACTAAAGGTTCGCCCTGGAGATCAAGTTGAAGTAGGGCAACTGTTGTTTGTCTATGACCGCAGGATGGTAGAAAAAGAACTCAACGTGGCCCGGGAGCAAGTACAAATCATAGAATCCAGCCTTGACCGGGCACGAATGCAGGCCTTTGCTGACCCGCGGGCACGGTCCGAGATTAAAATTTTTGAACATAGGCTGAAGCAGGAAAACTCTCGGCTGGATTTAGCCCGCTATAATGTTTCGCGTCTTGAGGTACGCTCGGAAAAAGAGGGAATTGCAGAGATAAGCGATCCCGAAAGATGGCGTGGTCGTCCTGTTTCCATCGGAGAGAGAGTTCTGTCTGTTGTTGATCCGGATAACACCCAGATCAGAATACATATTCCTGAAGATGACAACATGCCCTTTGATTTCAAGCGTCCGGCAAAAATTATGCTTAATGTATTTCCTGAAAAAACAATCCCTGCACTGCTGGATTATGTCGGCAATGAAATATTTTCCAATGCCGATACTCCGGCAGGAGTTCAGGCTGAAGCTGAATGGGTCCAGAAAGAATCTGGAGTTAAGATCGGGTTGAAAGGAACTGCAATCCTGTACGGAGACAAAGTAAGCTTGGGCTATTGGCTGTTCAGGAAGCCGTGGGCTGCATTCAACAGGTTTCTGGGGCTTTAG
- a CDS encoding iron-containing alcohol dehydrogenase, translated as MLNFQIFIPTRIVFGPGKLAELGTLPLPKGKKAMVVIGESGAMIENGYLDKVQVALAKQDVSTVVFDNISPNPKSDQVDEAAKIAREKEIDFIVALGGGSTIDASKAIALLTTNVGKCWDYMQAGSGGGVNPENPAAPLIAIPTTAGTGTEADQWAVINKSGGIEKISLGNDSTFPAISIVDPELMVSVPARTTAYTGIDAFFHAVETFLSTAHQPMSDMLALEAVHLSSHYLPMAIAEGDNIEARTVMAWASTAAGMCETLSRCISQHSLEHALSAKYPELPHGLGLAKLSVPYFKRLIPESPERFEDLAMAMGYDTQQFDENMRATVFLEGLRSLLERAGFNDESLKDYGAKEEDVAELVDIAEQTMGKLFEFTPAKMEREDLECIMSEAIAG; from the coding sequence ATGCTCAACTTTCAAATATTTATCCCCACCCGCATTGTTTTCGGTCCCGGTAAACTTGCAGAACTGGGAACCCTGCCCCTGCCCAAAGGCAAAAAAGCCATGGTCGTCATCGGTGAATCCGGGGCCATGATTGAGAACGGCTATCTCGATAAAGTACAGGTCGCACTTGCCAAGCAGGATGTTTCCACCGTTGTTTTTGATAATATTTCCCCCAACCCGAAATCAGATCAGGTTGACGAGGCCGCGAAAATCGCCCGCGAAAAAGAAATCGACTTCATCGTAGCCCTTGGCGGCGGCTCCACCATTGATGCTTCCAAAGCCATCGCCCTTTTGACCACCAATGTCGGCAAATGCTGGGATTACATGCAGGCCGGTTCCGGCGGCGGAGTTAACCCTGAGAACCCGGCAGCACCGCTCATCGCCATCCCCACCACAGCAGGCACAGGCACCGAAGCGGACCAGTGGGCAGTGATCAACAAATCCGGTGGTATTGAAAAAATCAGCCTCGGTAATGATTCCACTTTCCCCGCAATTTCCATCGTTGACCCCGAACTCATGGTCAGCGTCCCTGCGCGCACCACCGCCTACACCGGCATCGATGCATTTTTCCATGCAGTGGAGACCTTCCTTTCCACCGCGCACCAGCCCATGAGCGACATGCTGGCTCTGGAAGCAGTACACCTGAGCAGCCATTACCTGCCCATGGCAATTGCCGAAGGCGACAACATCGAAGCCCGCACAGTCATGGCTTGGGCCAGCACCGCCGCAGGCATGTGCGAAACCCTTTCGCGCTGCATTTCCCAGCATTCTCTTGAGCATGCTTTGAGTGCAAAATATCCTGAATTGCCGCACGGTCTCGGCCTTGCCAAACTTTCCGTGCCCTATTTTAAACGTTTGATCCCGGAAAGCCCGGAACGTTTCGAAGATCTGGCCATGGCTATGGGTTACGATACCCAACAGTTTGACGAAAACATGCGTGCTACCGTTTTTCTTGAAGGTTTGCGTTCCCTGCTCGAACGGGCCGGATTCAACGATGAATCCCTCAAGGATTACGGAGCAAAAGAAGAAGACGTTGCCGAACTGGTGGATATCGCCGAGCAGACCATGGGCAAGCTTTTCGAGTTCACCCCCGCGAAGATGGAACGCGAAGATCTCGAATGCATCATGTCCGAAGCTATTGCGGGATAA
- a CDS encoding VOC family protein has translation MHNDSSSHGFFSWNELLTTDLEAAKRFYGDLLGWTFKESKTIYGDTYLTAFKDGRLAAGMMIKPADTPEHIKGCWDPYITVDDVDASAAQVEKSGGKVMLAPTKIENVGRFCVIQDPQGIYLNLITYDKKD, from the coding sequence ATGCACAACGATTCATCATCACACGGATTTTTCAGTTGGAACGAACTGCTTACAACCGACCTTGAAGCGGCCAAGAGATTCTATGGAGATCTTCTGGGCTGGACATTTAAGGAGTCAAAAACAATTTACGGCGATACCTACCTGACAGCCTTCAAAGACGGACGCTTGGCAGCAGGAATGATGATTAAGCCCGCTGATACTCCTGAGCACATTAAAGGCTGCTGGGACCCGTATATCACTGTGGACGATGTGGATGCATCAGCCGCACAGGTTGAGAAGTCCGGCGGTAAAGTAATGCTTGCGCCAACAAAAATTGAAAATGTCGGGCGATTCTGCGTAATTCAGGACCCGCAAGGAATTTATTTGAATCTCATCACCTATGACAAAAAAGACTAA
- a CDS encoding AAA family ATPase, with product MNTTILYIFSGLPGSGKSTLAQGVSSELNCAYLRIDTIEQAIRDLCNFKVEGEGYRLAYRVASDNLKGGMSIIADSCNPIELTRTEWQDVAINAGAEFINIEVICSDKTEHKKRVENRPSPIKGLKLPTWEQVGQREYHPWQSDRIILDTAGKTQNESLQELILSIKEWRTKI from the coding sequence TTGAACACAACTATCTTGTATATTTTTTCCGGCCTTCCGGGATCAGGAAAAAGTACACTGGCCCAAGGGGTGAGTTCCGAATTGAACTGTGCCTATCTCAGGATAGATACAATAGAGCAAGCAATACGCGACCTCTGCAACTTCAAAGTCGAAGGCGAGGGATACCGCCTTGCTTATCGGGTTGCCTCAGATAATCTTAAAGGTGGCATGAGTATTATCGCCGATTCCTGCAACCCCATTGAATTGACCCGCACTGAATGGCAAGATGTTGCTATTAATGCAGGTGCTGAATTTATTAATATTGAAGTTATCTGCTCCGACAAAACAGAACATAAAAAGCGGGTTGAAAACCGCCCTTCGCCCATAAAGGGATTAAAACTACCCACATGGGAACAGGTTGGGCAACGAGAATACCACCCTTGGCAGTCAGACAGAATTATACTTGATACGGCTGGCAAAACCCAGAATGAAAGCCTTCAAGAGCTGATTCTCTCGATTAAAGAGTGGCGCACTAAAATTTAG
- a CDS encoding efflux RND transporter periplasmic adaptor subunit → MNPRIKYICAKMQTALLAVCILLFCSVSAFAQKPATGEIPIVLAPRHESVLAAEIGSRVIKIYKEFGQSFRKGNTLIRLDNGPAELDVRKAQAQLDRASKEFEITQDLFKTKSVSILELEEARSKQTVATVDLVIAKQKLSRCTVHAPFSGRVSKLEIHTHEWVEVGQPLIDIVDDSVLLAKFLLPSSMYENVKIDSAAHVSIQETGKSYTGRISHIGAEIDPSSRSFEVYAEIKNTSGELRGGMRGAIRIIPEN, encoded by the coding sequence ATGAACCCACGCATTAAATATATTTGTGCTAAAATGCAGACTGCTCTTCTGGCTGTCTGCATTTTGCTGTTTTGCTCAGTCTCAGCTTTTGCGCAGAAACCTGCAACTGGCGAAATCCCCATTGTACTTGCTCCCCGACATGAATCAGTGCTGGCAGCAGAAATTGGTTCAAGGGTAATTAAGATATATAAAGAATTCGGCCAGTCTTTCCGTAAGGGTAATACCCTGATCAGACTGGACAACGGGCCTGCCGAACTTGACGTGCGTAAAGCTCAGGCCCAGCTTGATCGCGCTAGTAAGGAATTTGAGATTACGCAAGATTTGTTCAAAACTAAATCAGTATCCATTCTTGAACTTGAAGAGGCTCGTTCCAAACAGACAGTAGCCACGGTCGACCTTGTCATTGCTAAACAGAAACTTAGTCGCTGCACTGTCCATGCTCCGTTCAGCGGACGGGTTTCCAAACTTGAAATACATACGCATGAATGGGTCGAAGTAGGCCAGCCACTCATTGACATTGTTGATGATTCAGTGCTGCTTGCAAAGTTCCTGCTCCCTTCCTCAATGTATGAGAATGTCAAAATAGACAGTGCAGCCCATGTATCCATTCAGGAAACCGGGAAGTCATACACTGGCAGAATATCTCATATAGGGGCGGAGATTGATCCCTCCAGCCGTTCTTTTGAAGTTTATGCTGAAATAAAAAATACATCCGGAGAATTGCGTGGAGGAATGCGCGGCGCGATCCGGATCATTCCCGAGAATTAA